The Diabrotica undecimpunctata isolate CICGRU chromosome 3, icDiaUnde3, whole genome shotgun sequence genome includes the window AATCTTGAAAAAATACGTTATAAACTTGTACCTAAAGTGATATCAGAAGaaaatttttggagaaattattTTTACCGTGTGAATCTTCTATGTCAAGCAAATGATGAGGAGTTTGATAAATTAAATGAGGAAGAAACTTTAGGTAATCCAATAGTTCACACGGACCAGATTAGTACATCCCTTTTAGAAGACATGGAAGTTTGGGGGAATGATTTTGATGTTGGTTTAGACTGAATGTATTGCTGATCCaaagttaaaataattttcttatttcAATAGTGAAAAGTGgaaaaagttttatattttttaaattttatggaattgttaatttaatattattaaaaattacaaaattagcttttttgttatttaatgctGATTTTGAGATCATTTGAGGTCAAATTTAAATCAAGTTGAGACTTTGGATGCAAGGGTTTATGCATAGATGTATCTATGGTTCATCGTTCCGTCATAGGTTCCATCTTTAGTATAATATATCCATacaaatataatacaaatagactgattgCTGCAATACATTATTGCACCGTTATGTTTATTCATAGGTTTCATCTTTAGTATAATATATCCATAGaaatataatacaaatacaaCAGGTGttccaatattattatatttaattgttATAGGACTAGAAGTCATTTATCCAGATGGCTCTAAATATGACCACCAACTTCCATCTAATTTTGAGGACCAAGTTAAAGAATTAATAGCCAAGTTACAAGAAAAACTGGTAAGAGAAGGTGCTTGGATAGAAAATAAAGGTGCCAGTTTAACTTTTCATTTTAGAGAGGCGCCAGCACACTTAAGAGAAGAAATGGAAAAGGAAGCCACGAAAATTATAGAGGCAGCAAATTTTAAATCATCAAAAGCGCATATGGCTGTAGAAGCAAGACCGAAAGTTGATTGGAATAAAGGAAGCGTGGCGCTCTTGCTGTTAGAAAAGAAATACGGAAAGGACTGGAACAAAGAGACCAAAGTGATATTTGTCGGTGATGATACGACCGATGAAGATGCTATGAGAGCGTTGAAAGGGAATGCGGCTTTATTTAGAATTGCTAACTGTACTGCTGAAACTTATGCCGATAAAATTATTTCGTCTACTGAAGATACATTAAAAGTATTGAAAATAGTTCAAaaacattttaagaaataatataTTTCATTAATATATATCTAATTACAACAATGtgtatatttaatatattgtatacctaattataaaatataatacctATGTacgaaataattaaatattacaaGAAAAATATGCATATGTTTCGTTTATAGTAATATAGTCATAGTTTATAGTCAATTATATAGTAAATTGTTGTATtatagttttaattatatttctaaattatttatatatttatttatagtcagagatttgacctctaaaaatcatacgaacaagctgaattttgctgagaatgtcaattttgggactccaaaaagatgcaaaaaagtttaccactccttccccccggcttccccctaaaattCGGTGGAATAtcagaaaaaatcgatttaccaagaaacTGCACGCtgcagaaaaaatgttttaaataaaacatgTACCTAGCTAagatattttgaacaaaaatgtttattagcactttttgtgtagaatgaaccgttctgtcagaaacaacgcttgaagcgaccggtaaTTTTTAATGACAGTTACGCACAGGAAATCaagtttcaataaaatttgtatcaacttgacGGTAAAATTGGATATCTtatgatcagagtgtcctatcgataaaaatcaaaatgcattttaaaggtagaGTGTAGCTTacatatgcaatttttgtattttggcgcaaatgaagtcagtttctataaagctgttaaataaataaatgtatcaTAAAACGATTAACTACGTTAGAActtagtgatcctgcagtgggatcttagactATAACTTTAATTTTCGTTGCAAATTATTGACAGATGAAGTACAAGTCAGAAATACAATATTCTTAATATGAGATGCACATTTATACAAGAAAAAATGAAGGCAGAAATAGAGAATCTTTGCCAGGACAATCCCAGCCAACAAAATACATTCAATGATTGGAATACGCTCAGAGGAAATATACAAACATCCACTAAAAATGTCCTCTGGCAACAAAAGCGGCAAAGGATAAAACCATGTATGACTGATGAGATTCTGGACTTGTTAAAACTCAACAGAATGAATATAAAACACTGACtttatgtgtttttattattaataagcAAAGTTAAAGAGAAATGGATGGTGAAGAAAGACTTCACCAACTGCACGATTCAGTTAAactttcataaaaaaagtaatacaaataaCGGTTGAATACCTACAGAAAAACAGCTTTACCATCCTTGGAGAGACAGACATCAACGGACGATATTGGACATTAAAGAACTGAAGAATTGCGCGAGTATTTAATAGCATTAGTTGAAGGAAATGTATTCCTAATTTTTTATACCACCTCAACCTCTTTCTGTCACAGGGGTAGTAGAAACTCAGTTGATCCTGTCGGTCAACCCCTCCCATATGCTTATTGTAATGAAATATGGGAGCAGGTTTGCTCTTCGTTTGTTGTCTTTTGTCTATATATTCAATCATGTCGTTTCCAAATTCGTTTGATATATACAAAACGTCCCTTTTGTCTTtcctttcttaatttttttggtattacTCCTCTAGGATTTTCTTTTCCTTTGACATTGATGGTGCCAGTGCAATGTGTACTTCGTGCAGTTAAATAGTGAACTAACTCATATGATAGTCCTCCAATAGATACTGAACCACTTTACTTGTATGACCTTTCTTTCCCATATTGTTGGTTATACAGTATACaccaaagtttttaaaattaaactgTTTGGTTCAGTTAAAATGTATAACTTTATTCCGTATTTGCTTTTTTTTAGTCAACTAGAACTTTTTCATTTCCCCCGGTATATTGGACCATTGCAAAATACCATCAATAGCATCATTTGTAACCTCCGACTCTTGAATGGATATATCATCAATTGCACCTATAACATTTGTTTTTTGTAACAAAGTACCATTAAAATCAATTACCTTCCTCATCATCTGTATACTCTTCAGAATTCGATTCACCCCAACCGCAGTCCTGACCACTTATATCAAAaatcttaataatcatcattgtCATTGGAATTCTGCAATATGTTTAAAAGTTCTTCTGTTAaaggtattttaagtttttttggttTTGATGGACCTGTCACATATATCCATacattagttaaaaaaaaaaaggaaaacaaaacggctaatagttttagTTATGTgttaaacaataaacattaacTTTTCAATTTATAGCTAGTCAAATTGAAAAACGAAACTTTTgccttttataatttttttttgtattagaaATATcttgttatatgagaaaatatggatgaaaaagcaaaaattttaaattttttcagattttgttaaataaaaaattaagcacaaggTTTGTGACTGGCGCTTATCGTGATTATTGACACAAGGTCCATCTTGatgggattccagcaaaaaaaaataagacttctatggaaaatgtccattatggtctgcaTTTCGACAGATCCCACCTGGATTATTATTAGGTTTGGAatgaacaatttttaaaattgttttcagtAGTGTAATGTTTTGACAATAAGTGGTGAATaacttttattaaaacttttgatTTAGTTGTACAACCTGAAATTTAGAACTGAATAAAAGACTGTTGAtctaaaatgtttttatatgTACAACAATTGCTTAACAtatgatgtaaaataaatatagggaatatattatataaatacaaacatATGGAATAATACATCAATGAAATTAGGTAAATAATATATAAGTCATAAACCAGAGCCATTTCAGTGAATGAAAGatttgtctttttgtttttaaagaaaGGACTGCAAATATATTTACCCAAGTGGAAAACTCtggtaaaaaatacatttaaaacattcTATCTGAGATTCACTCACACTGCCTATATAATAAGGTTTTAAAAGCCTGTATAGGTGCCCTTTGGTCTTTATTGTAAATACTATCACTATATTAATATGATGATGAGCTAATACAAATAGTTGGCATTGCTTCTTAATAAACTAACTAACTTAAAGAAAAGGACTAAAGTCCTGTATCAAGTGATATTCACAAACATGTTACCTATTGTAGAACTTTGGGATTGGAAACTTTAAAAATTCTAGGAAGCATCTCTGTAAGTGACTGAAAAACTTGACTGGATATGCCTTGGGGTACcataaactgtaaattttttagatCTGACCCACCCCAGGAGGCCATTTCTATCATAAACCCTTTCACACATTTAAAAACCAGTTCTGCACGTTTTTCACACCATGAAATTGTCATGTCTTCAGTCATCTCATATTGTAATAATAAAGGAATTGTAAGAGAAGTGATGTCATTAGAACATGCAGTTTTTAGAATATTTCTTAAACCAAGTACCACTGGGTGTCTACTATTTATATCATTACCTCTTAGACTATCATCTGACACCATGTGAAAAATAACATGAACTTGAGCCAAATTAGAGTGTCTTGTAATGTAAAAATCACCAGGCTGAAGCAATTCACTATTAGAATTTCGACTTTCGCTCTTATGGtcactttttaaatatttctgagCTATATTTGATATCTTATCTAGCTGGTCTTCTATATGGGGAAAATGAAATTCTGTGGACTTTTGACAGATTTCTTGAAACTCTTGTGTCCATCTTGAACCAATTTTATTATCAGCTAATAAAACAAGTCCTGATAGATCATTAGAATAAAGTGCTAGTGCTGTCTGTAGTAATTGTGGTTTGGGCTCAGAAGACTGTTTACTATCTTCAACTGCACACAGATCCATTACATTTGCTGATAAAATTCTAATATTATGCATCTGTTTTAATTGGGAACCTAAATGAATAGTAAAACTTTCTTCTAAAATGGGCACATCTTGTTCTCTTTCTACATTATTAGACAAAATTGGCATTTCAGTAGGTGTTAGAGGAGAGTTGGGTGTTGGTAAGGAattatttgtttggttttgttcAAGCATTTGCATCAACCACTCTCTATATTCCCTCCTCTGGGCTTCCTTTAAGGTATCTAGTTCACTACTTAACTTTGCCTGAAGTAAAGCATGTTTTTCATAATGTCTTGCTACTAATTCATTGATTTTTGTTTCTGTCATATCTTTTTCTAACCTATCAACAGCATTATTCATTTCTTGACTCTGCTGTTCAGATAATTTCTGAACTGATCTCTTTTTTTCTTCTGTCTTTTGTCTAACAGTTTTTGAATACATATGTTCTAGTTGAAGCATAGTTTCTAACGCTGGAGAATGAACCATTTTGTGATAAGCTGTTGCGAATAGCTCATCATCTGAAGCGCACCGCCGTTCACCATATTCAGCCATTTCTTCTTTTAAAACTTTCTCCCATTCTTTAGTAATTTCTtccagatttatttttttttctcttgtgTCGTTAATTAAGTTTGTGGTTTCATCATTAAAATATTCTGTACTTCTTTCTTTAATGAAATGTTCAAGATCTTCAGTTAATTCGTTTACAACATAAACAGGAAGATTATGTTTGATCATCAAAATGTACACTAATTCACTTACAGGATCGTCGCAAGGAATTAACACATTCTGTTCAATTCCGTAATttgtattaatataaatatacgaCTTTTTTGGATGCAATTTTTCCATTCTAATTTATCTACAAGAGTTGTTTAAATAAATGATATGTATGGGATGGGAGACATCCAATTACCTTTTCAAAACTTGACACTATGATCATATGGTTTGTGTCAAAACAAATGGTAGCACAGAACAAGCAAGAAACCTTATTAGGCATATTTTAAAGTCTTGAAAAAATAAGGTATTTCAACAAAACAAACTTGTGACCTTGTGATATCATCAATATTCGAATTGTCACAAAAATTGGCTTATTTATCTTAACCTCACTTTGTAGTTTTTGAACCCCTGAAAAGTCTGTCACACATTTAGTTATGATCATATATTTATATGATTAACTTATAAAATCAAGAATAATGCCATCATTAAAATGGCAAATTGCTTTTGGTCTCGGAGCAGCCGGTGCTTTGGGTTTAGCTTACTGGTATTTAAGAGCCAACAAGAAAGAAACGTTGCAGACACTTAATGCTGCAATCGAAAATGATAAGGAAAATAGTCCGTTTCAAGAAGCACAAAAGTTTAAGACACAAGGTAACGAATTTTTTAAAAGAGGCAAATATGATGAGGCCATTGCCTGTTATAATAACGCAATAGAAACAATACCGGAAGAACACAAATTAGATCTTGCTACCTACTATCAAAACCGAGCTGCTGCATACGAACAGCTAAAAAAATGGAGTTCAGTAATATCAGATTGTACAAAAGCGATTGAACTTAATAATCGATATGAAAAAGCACTTTTCAGAAGGGCCAAAGCTGAGGAAATGCTTAAAGACTGGGTCAATGCATTAGATGACATTACAACAGTGTGCTTattacaaaattttcaaaatcaagttACTATGCTTATGGCTGATAGAGTATTAAAGGAATTGGGTAAACAGAATGCAGCAGAAGCTATCAAAAATAGAATACCTGTAGTACCTTCACGTAGTTTTATTAAGACATATTTTTCTTCATTCTCTGAGGATCCTGTATTCAAAAAGTTACAAGAAACAACTGAACCACTAGGACTAGGTGATTTGAAAGGTAAGTTAATGCTAAATTGTATACTTAATAAGTATGTACTATTTAATGAACCAATGGGTTGTGGATCTATGATAATATTACTTACATATTTCCAGTCTGTTACCTGCTATCAGAATAAATCTAAAGtatattcatttagcaaattcccatcatGAGCATGTGTTGATATTCaccctctcattcgtcaagaggcttttaaatataatttattgccttaagccagatggattctcatgttacagatccaaacttgccagtcagtttaaattcaatttgtagcgtgttgcttttttattcaaaatgtttactttgttatgtatctcttagttaatgaatattttattttagcacattttccttcaatgaaacattaaattttgctcacagtgattaaatttcaagaaagtCTTACACTAATATTTTCAAAAGTATATATTTTGTTTGGCTTTCACATGCATTTgttgacagatgggaatttgtAAAACGAATGTAGTTTATTATGGATGTTTACATCATATATTCTATGCCCTGCCTTTTTCTATCACAACCAAGGCAATCATAAATATACTTGGATTGGTTAATTTTTATGCCTACATTATTATTTTCTGATcatataaatgtttaatattgttGAGTCTTTGTCTGAATATATTTGAAAGATATATAAGAGTCATATAGACTGCAATTTCAGATATTTACTATAATTTCTAAGAATTTATTTTGCTTATTTGTTTATTCTACAGTATCGTAATTTCTAAAGGCCTTTGTGCTagatactttttttttcaacCAATTAATCTGGAAGAAATGGTTTGAACATcctattaaacattttaaaaaagcttgGACTCATGTCACAGTGAAAACATCTTGTGTTTTGATGACATCAAACACTACAGAGTTAAGAGCAGTAATACACCATCCTGTTGGGGCCAAATGGTGTCAAAATTAATATCCAAGCATTTTTTATTTCTGCCCTCGATTCTACAGTAGATCTAAATTATTTTGCTTATTCTAATTGCTTATTATTCAAATGAACATAACAGTGGTATGTAGAATACCTGCCTTTTTCAATCTCTTTTTTCACAACCATCTAGATTTGGTTTTACTCCAATATCTACAACTGTGGAGATTAACATTATCATGTAGAAGAGTGtattttcattgaaaaaaaacCTTAGACAAGAATCTTATTTATAAATTGGAGGTTCTTATCTACCTGTTGCATTATGGTTTCATAAAATCAATTatcagataattattttttatcagCATTACTTTATAAGAATAAAATGTATGTATTTTTATTCTAATCTAATGCTCTAATGCAATTTTTGTAATAAACTCGCAAGAATTTTCTCAAAAGAGAAAAATTTCAAGGATTTGCCATCATTCTTCAAAATTTTTCATGTTCATTCAAACTCcagttttgaaaattttgttatGAGTTGACACATATTATTAACTAATAAGATTACATTATTTTCTTAAACATTGTATAAGTGCTTTGATGATTATGTCcaataattaacatttttaataatatgatTAAATTAAATTGGCTTCTGAATCATGCACCTGCCTTGTTGAATGTACTGTGACAGTCTATGTGTTAATATacaaatgccacaagaaaataatttcatAACCATAATATCTTATCTTCTGTATCAGAATCAGTGCATACTTTTTGCAATTGATGAAAAATCATTTCTACATGAAGcattgttttataaaaaataaataaccaaaatacaaaatgtttatccTAAAGCTTTAATTTCTAACCATTTGCTTGATTAATAGACGACAAATCAAGTGGAATACTTTCTATAATGTCCATAACTGTAATGATGTTTTTTTCAATTGTCATAAACAGTATGAACTCCCTTGATTGAAAATTCCAATGTGTCTGGGAAGATTTTGGCCACCTGCGATTAACCACCTGATCAAAAATTTTTGAAGAGATATAGAAAAGAATGCACACAAACCAGATATATTAGAAAAAAGTATCCTAGCCTGCTTATTGATAGAACATGCATTTGCCATAATTAAATTCATTATAATTACATAATGTCATAATTAAATTCATAGCAATGAATGTAATTTGCAAGAGAATGT containing:
- the LOC140437691 gene encoding uncharacterized protein, with product MTQVTADFEQYLEQYLKGCSKLAILLDYDGTLTPIVAHPDLAIIPPEAKNVLQILSQIPEIFVAIISGRGVTNVKKMVGIDSITYAGNHGLEVIYPDGSKYDHQLPSNFEDQVKELIAKLQEKLVREGAWIENKGASLTFHFREAPAHLREEMEKEATKIIEAANFKSSKAHMAVEARPKVDWNKGSVALLLLEKKYGKDWNKETKVIFVGDDTTDEDAMRALKGNAALFRIANCTAETYADKIISSTEDTLKVLKIVQKHFKK
- the LOC140437690 gene encoding FERRY endosomal RAB5 effector complex subunit 3; translated protein: MEKLHPKKSYIYINTNYGIEQNVLIPCDDPVSELVYILMIKHNLPVYVVNELTEDLEHFIKERSTEYFNDETTNLINDTREKKINLEEITKEWEKVLKEEMAEYGERRCASDDELFATAYHKMVHSPALETMLQLEHMYSKTVRQKTEEKKRSVQKLSEQQSQEMNNAVDRLEKDMTETKINELVARHYEKHALLQAKLSSELDTLKEAQRREYREWLMQMLEQNQTNNSLPTPNSPLTPTEMPILSNNVEREQDVPILEESFTIHLGSQLKQMHNIRILSANVMDLCAVEDSKQSSEPKPQLLQTALALYSNDLSGLVLLADNKIGSRWTQEFQEICQKSTEFHFPHIEDQLDKISNIAQKYLKSDHKSESRNSNSELLQPGDFYITRHSNLAQVHVIFHMVSDDSLRGNDINSRHPVVLGLRNILKTACSNDITSLTIPLLLQYEMTEDMTISWCEKRAELVFKCVKGFMIEMASWGGSDLKNLQFMVPQGISSQVFQSLTEMLPRIFKVSNPKVLQ